Proteins from a single region of Halorubrum sp. 2020YC2:
- a CDS encoding CBS domain-containing protein has product MTGKPTVGEYMTREVETVSPDETVAEVARRMADSDGHNGFPVTQGRTVEGFVSAGDLLLADEEAPVFTVMTENLIVAHPDMKVTDAARVILRSGIQRLPVVDDADNLVGIISNTDVVRSQIERATPGKVGKLMRTLSQIHGVELDEERREVEIAALTPTQARVYADELEGRQYELEHGLAEPLVVIDNGGTLYLADGHHRAMAAREAGIEAMDAYVIVPRSTVDLGMAKTAENEGLRVVDDIEIVDYARHPLVETTKRLQ; this is encoded by the coding sequence ATGACCGGGAAACCGACCGTCGGGGAGTACATGACCCGCGAAGTGGAGACGGTTAGCCCGGACGAGACGGTGGCCGAGGTCGCGCGACGCATGGCCGACAGCGACGGACACAACGGGTTCCCCGTCACGCAGGGCCGCACGGTCGAGGGGTTCGTCTCGGCCGGGGACCTGCTGCTCGCGGACGAGGAGGCCCCCGTGTTCACGGTGATGACGGAGAACCTGATCGTCGCGCACCCCGACATGAAGGTGACGGACGCCGCGCGGGTGATCTTACGCTCCGGGATCCAGCGGCTCCCCGTGGTGGACGACGCCGACAACCTCGTCGGGATCATCTCGAACACCGACGTCGTCCGCTCCCAGATCGAGCGCGCGACGCCCGGCAAGGTCGGGAAGCTAATGAGAACCCTCTCGCAGATCCACGGCGTCGAACTGGACGAGGAGCGCCGCGAGGTCGAGATCGCGGCCCTGACGCCGACGCAGGCCCGGGTGTACGCCGACGAGCTGGAGGGCCGGCAGTACGAACTCGAACACGGGCTGGCCGAGCCCCTCGTCGTCATCGACAACGGCGGCACCCTCTACCTGGCGGACGGCCACCACCGAGCGATGGCCGCCCGCGAGGCCGGCATCGAGGCGATGGACGCGTACGTGATCGTGCCCCGGAGCACGGTCGACCTCGGAATGGCGAAGACCGCCGAGAACGAGGGGCTCCGGGTCGTCGACGACATCGAGATCGTCGACTACGCCCGACACCCCCTCGTGGAGACGACGAAGCGGCTTCAGTAG
- a CDS encoding fibrillarin-like rRNA/tRNA 2'-O-methyltransferase, with the protein MSDPALPDGVERRDIDGEERLATRGEPVYGEPTADGWRAWDPGRSKLGGMLELGFETGLTGGETVLYLGAASGTTVSHVADFAGPTYAVEFAPRPARDLLDAAASRERLFPLLKDARKPETYAHVVESDVDAIVQDVATRGQADVAVRNAEFLADDGRLLLAVKARSEDVTAEPEAVFEGALDRLREAYEILETRRLDRFHEDHLGVVATPK; encoded by the coding sequence ATGAGTGACCCCGCCCTCCCCGACGGGGTCGAACGCCGCGATATCGACGGCGAGGAGCGCTTAGCGACCCGCGGCGAGCCGGTGTACGGCGAGCCGACTGCCGACGGCTGGCGCGCGTGGGACCCGGGGCGGTCGAAGCTCGGCGGGATGCTCGAACTCGGGTTCGAGACGGGGCTGACGGGCGGCGAGACCGTCCTCTACCTCGGCGCCGCGAGCGGCACCACGGTCAGCCACGTCGCGGACTTCGCCGGTCCCACCTACGCGGTCGAGTTCGCGCCGCGACCGGCGCGCGACCTGCTCGACGCCGCCGCGTCGCGGGAGCGGCTGTTCCCGCTACTCAAGGACGCGCGGAAGCCGGAGACGTACGCGCACGTCGTCGAGAGCGACGTCGACGCGATCGTTCAAGACGTGGCAACTCGGGGGCAGGCCGACGTGGCCGTCCGCAACGCGGAGTTTTTGGCCGACGACGGACGGCTGTTGCTCGCGGTCAAGGCGCGCAGCGAGGACGTGACGGCGGAGCCGGAGGCGGTGTTCGAGGGCGCGCTCGACCGGCTCCGCGAGGCGTACGAGATACTGGAGACGCGGCGGCTCGACCGGTTCCACGAGGACCACCTCGGCGTCGTGGCGACGCCGAAGTGA
- a CDS encoding glycine zipper domain-containing protein: MGRIRNAVDRAKYAAVGAAVGAAVGGVWSRNAASTGGALGGLAGATLAELKSGAGGVFADAEEEADGEDVDVDAAA, translated from the coding sequence ATGGGACGAATTCGAAACGCGGTCGACAGGGCGAAGTACGCGGCCGTCGGCGCCGCGGTGGGCGCCGCGGTCGGCGGCGTGTGGAGCCGGAACGCGGCCAGCACCGGCGGCGCGCTCGGCGGGTTGGCGGGCGCGACGCTGGCCGAACTGAAGTCCGGGGCCGGCGGCGTGTTCGCGGACGCCGAGGAGGAGGCGGACGGTGAGGACGTCGACGTCGACGCGGCCGCCTGA
- a CDS encoding NOP5/NOP56 family protein translates to MSDTDAEPDATGASDGGDGWFETLPSGAPADGAPESGSDDATAAAAARVRDGSAAAPDDWPARAVESGFADDAHEYYDRLKAATTRATGEAVRERERADDAQLIHAVRAVDDCERTANELAERAVEWAGSLFDDVGSGVEGAREVASREPESEVERRAVSLAERAAELDDERAALAEAIGRTAPAVAPNLTEMAGPELAARLIALAGGLESLAKKPSGTVQLLGAEDALFAHLSGRAPSPKHGIIYTHEFVRGTRPEDRGSAARALAGKLTLAARADHYAGERRERLHDDLRERMATIRGRAEAEDENGGTDDE, encoded by the coding sequence ATGAGTGACACCGACGCCGAACCGGACGCGACCGGCGCGTCCGACGGCGGGGACGGCTGGTTCGAGACGCTGCCGTCGGGCGCGCCCGCCGACGGGGCCCCCGAGAGCGGAAGCGACGACGCGACCGCGGCGGCCGCGGCGCGGGTGCGCGACGGGAGCGCCGCGGCGCCCGACGACTGGCCCGCCCGCGCCGTCGAGTCCGGGTTCGCGGACGACGCGCACGAGTACTACGACCGGCTCAAGGCCGCGACGACGCGCGCGACCGGCGAGGCGGTCCGCGAGCGGGAGCGCGCGGACGACGCCCAGCTGATCCACGCGGTGCGGGCCGTGGACGACTGCGAGCGCACCGCAAACGAACTGGCCGAGCGCGCCGTCGAGTGGGCGGGGAGCCTCTTCGACGACGTCGGCTCCGGCGTCGAGGGCGCCCGCGAGGTCGCGTCGCGGGAGCCGGAGAGCGAAGTCGAGCGGCGGGCCGTCTCCCTCGCGGAGCGCGCCGCCGAGCTCGACGACGAGCGGGCGGCGCTCGCGGAGGCCATCGGCCGGACCGCGCCCGCGGTCGCCCCAAACCTCACCGAGATGGCCGGGCCGGAGCTCGCCGCGCGCCTGATCGCGCTCGCGGGGGGGTTGGAGTCGCTCGCGAAGAAGCCGTCCGGGACGGTCCAGCTGCTCGGCGCCGAGGACGCGCTGTTCGCGCACCTCTCGGGGCGGGCCCCCTCCCCGAAACACGGGATCATCTACACCCACGAGTTCGTCCGCGGGACGCGGCCCGAGGACCGGGGGTCCGCCGCGCGTGCGCTCGCCGGGAAGCTGACGCTCGCGGCCCGCGCGGACCACTACGCCGGCGAGCGACGCGAGCGGCTCCACGACGACCTCCGCGAGCGGATGGCGACCATCCGGGGGCGCGCCGAGGCCGAGGATGAGAACGGGGGGACCGACGATGAGTGA